A portion of the Chlamydia caviae GPIC genome contains these proteins:
- a CDS encoding Bax inhibitor-1/YccA family protein — MGLYDRDYVQESRLPGTFTSRVYGWMTAGLAVTTCVSLGLYFSGMYKTLFSFWWVWCIATLGISFCISAMIHKLSVSAVMGLFLVYSALEGLFFGTLVPVYAAQYGGGVVWAAFGSAGLIFGLAAAYGAFTKSDLTQMRVILMFALIGLMAVTLIFALVSLFVYLPMVYLLICYIGLAIFVGLTVLDAQAVRKAAQSVGDDGDLSYKLSLIMAFKMYCNVIMIFWYLLQIFAASGKRR; from the coding sequence ATGGGACTATATGATCGTGATTACGTACAAGAGTCTCGTTTACCGGGAACATTTACATCCAGAGTTTACGGCTGGATGACCGCTGGTCTTGCTGTAACGACTTGTGTATCCTTAGGGTTATACTTTTCTGGGATGTATAAGACTTTATTTTCATTCTGGTGGGTTTGGTGTATCGCTACTCTAGGAATATCTTTTTGCATCAGTGCTATGATTCATAAGCTTTCTGTTTCTGCAGTTATGGGATTATTTTTAGTCTATTCTGCTTTAGAAGGGTTATTCTTTGGAACATTAGTTCCCGTTTATGCTGCCCAGTACGGTGGAGGAGTCGTTTGGGCCGCTTTTGGCTCTGCAGGGTTGATTTTTGGCCTAGCAGCTGCTTACGGAGCTTTTACCAAAAGTGATCTTACACAGATGCGTGTCATTTTGATGTTTGCTCTGATTGGTTTAATGGCGGTAACACTGATATTCGCCTTGGTATCTCTATTTGTTTATTTGCCAATGGTCTACTTGTTAATTTGCTATATAGGATTAGCAATTTTTGTGGGATTGACTGTTCTGGATGCTCAAGCAGTCCGTAAGGCAGCTCAGAGTGTAGGCGACGACGGTGATTTAAGCTATAAGCTATCTTTAATCATGGCATTCAAGATGTATTGCAACGTGATTATGATATTTTGGTATCTTCTACAGATTTTTGCTGCTTCAGGGAAAAGACGCTAA
- the glmM gene encoding phosphoglucosamine mutase — MTREEKQLFGTDGIRGRANYEPMTVELSVLLGKAVAGVLQERKPGKHRVVVGKDTRLSGYMFENALVAGLTSMGIETLVLGPIPTPGVAFITRAYRADAGIMISASHNPYWDNGIKIFSSEGFKISDVIERRIEQMVACRDFGNFPEDYAVGKNKRVVDAMGRYIEFAKATFPKGRTLKGLKIVLDCAHGAAYKVAPSVFEELDAEVICYGCEPTGSNINDNCGALFPSVIQKAVIEHKADVGIALDGDGDRIIMVNEKGHIVDGDMILSICASDLKKKALLNGNRVVATVMTNFGVLKYLESLGIETLISSVGDRHVLQNMLEHEANLGGEQSGHMIFLDYNTTGDGIVSALQVLRIMIESESTLSDLTSLIVKSPQALINVSVKEKIPLDTLPIVQEALRDVRSSLGDSGRVLLRYSGTENICRVMVEGLKKHQVDSLAKTIADIVDSELGAGIIE; from the coding sequence ATGACAAGGGAAGAAAAACAACTTTTTGGTACGGATGGGATTCGAGGAAGAGCTAATTATGAGCCTATGACTGTAGAGCTTTCTGTATTGCTTGGCAAGGCTGTTGCAGGGGTTTTACAGGAAAGAAAACCTGGGAAACACCGTGTTGTTGTAGGTAAGGACACACGTTTGTCAGGATATATGTTTGAGAATGCACTTGTTGCAGGTTTAACTTCTATGGGGATAGAAACCCTAGTATTAGGTCCCATACCTACTCCAGGAGTTGCTTTTATTACCCGAGCTTATCGTGCAGATGCGGGAATTATGATTTCTGCATCCCATAATCCTTATTGGGATAATGGGATAAAGATTTTCTCTTCTGAGGGGTTTAAAATTAGCGATGTTATAGAGCGCCGTATTGAGCAAATGGTCGCTTGTAGAGATTTTGGAAATTTCCCTGAAGACTATGCTGTGGGGAAGAATAAGCGTGTCGTAGATGCTATGGGCCGTTACATAGAATTTGCCAAAGCTACTTTCCCTAAAGGAAGAACATTAAAGGGGTTGAAGATAGTTTTAGATTGTGCTCACGGTGCTGCTTATAAAGTGGCCCCTTCTGTATTTGAAGAGTTGGATGCTGAAGTGATTTGTTATGGTTGTGAGCCTACAGGCAGTAATATCAACGATAACTGTGGAGCTCTTTTTCCTTCGGTAATTCAGAAAGCGGTAATAGAGCACAAGGCAGATGTGGGAATTGCTTTAGACGGTGATGGTGACCGTATTATCATGGTAAATGAAAAAGGTCATATTGTTGATGGTGATATGATTTTGAGTATTTGCGCTAGTGATCTAAAGAAAAAGGCTCTTTTAAACGGGAATCGTGTTGTTGCTACTGTGATGACTAACTTCGGAGTATTAAAATATCTCGAAAGTTTAGGAATAGAGACATTGATTTCTTCTGTAGGAGATCGTCATGTTCTTCAGAATATGTTAGAGCATGAGGCAAATCTCGGTGGTGAGCAAAGCGGCCATATGATCTTTTTAGATTATAACACTACTGGAGATGGTATTGTTTCTGCTTTACAAGTGCTTCGCATTATGATTGAAAGTGAATCTACGCTTTCAGACTTAACTTCTCTAATTGTAAAAAGCCCTCAAGCACTTATCAACGTATCTGTTAAGGAGAAAATTCCCTTAGATACTTTGCCTATAGTTCAAGAGGCTCTTAGAGATGTAAGATCGTCTTTAGGTGATTCTGGACGTGTTTTATTAAGATATTCTGGAACTGAAAATATTTGCAGAGTTATGGTTGAGGGTTTAAAGAAGCATCAAGTCGACTCCCTAGCTAAGACTATAGCTGATATTGTTGATTCTGAGTTGGGGGCCGGCATTATAGAGTAG
- the glmS gene encoding glutamine--fructose-6-phosphate transaminase (isomerizing) translates to MCGIFGYIGAKLAVPVVLDGLAKLEYRGYDSAGLAAVIPERLFVRKTVGRVDELRSSLEKENVPSSLAIGHTRWATHGVPTVKNAHPHVDENSACAIVHNGIIDNFKELRSLLISEGISFSSDTDSEVIAQLFAFRYQATGDLVHSFSWTLSQLQGSFSCGLIHKDHPNVLLCAAQESPLIIGLGEKESFIASDARAFLKHTKSIQALASGELAVVGLGSEVETYNFALKRIHKEVRQVVYTDADSDKQGYSYYMLKEIYEQPEVLERLIHKYLDQQGCISEKFLNGFSIEDFDEISIVACGSSYHAGFLAKYIIESLVSIPVHVEVASEFRYRQAYIGKKTLAILISQSGETADTLAALKEFRRRQVACVLGICNVEESALATGVDHCLFLEAGIEIGVASTKAFTAQLLLLILLGLKLATLKQTLSLEEHRACGKGLFELPELCNRLLANENLHSWANDYCDEDRFIFLGRRLMYPICMEAALKLKEIAYVEANCYPAGEMKHGPIALISQGSPVITFCGDPVVYEKMVGCIMEVKARQAHVIAVASESQEDIAAVSDAQIYVPNSHPLVSPILYTIVGQIMAYTMALKKGYEIDRPRNLAKSVTVE, encoded by the coding sequence ATGTGCGGAATATTTGGATATATAGGTGCTAAATTAGCTGTTCCTGTAGTTTTAGATGGGTTAGCTAAACTAGAATACCGAGGTTATGATTCCGCAGGGCTTGCAGCTGTTATTCCCGAGCGGTTGTTCGTAAGAAAAACCGTAGGCCGTGTCGATGAGCTTAGAAGCTCTTTAGAGAAGGAAAATGTGCCTTCTTCATTAGCTATAGGTCATACCCGTTGGGCAACGCATGGCGTGCCTACAGTGAAGAATGCGCACCCTCATGTTGATGAGAATTCTGCCTGTGCGATCGTTCATAATGGCATTATCGATAATTTTAAAGAATTAAGGTCCCTACTAATTTCTGAAGGCATTTCTTTTTCTTCAGATACCGATTCTGAAGTTATTGCTCAGCTATTTGCTTTCCGTTATCAAGCTACAGGAGATCTGGTTCATAGTTTCTCATGGACTCTATCGCAACTTCAGGGAAGTTTTTCCTGTGGTCTTATTCATAAAGATCATCCTAATGTTTTGCTTTGTGCAGCACAGGAGAGCCCATTAATCATTGGGTTAGGGGAGAAGGAAAGCTTTATTGCTTCAGATGCGCGTGCCTTTTTAAAACATACAAAGAGTATTCAAGCATTAGCTTCCGGAGAATTGGCTGTTGTAGGTCTTGGAAGTGAAGTTGAGACATATAATTTCGCTTTAAAGCGCATTCATAAAGAAGTGCGTCAAGTTGTTTATACCGATGCGGATTCCGATAAGCAGGGCTATAGTTATTATATGCTTAAGGAAATTTATGAGCAGCCAGAAGTTTTAGAACGTCTCATTCATAAATATTTAGATCAGCAGGGATGTATTAGTGAGAAATTCTTAAATGGTTTCTCAATAGAAGATTTTGATGAGATTTCTATTGTCGCTTGCGGTTCTTCCTATCATGCAGGCTTTTTAGCAAAGTATATTATAGAGTCTTTAGTTTCTATTCCTGTCCATGTAGAAGTTGCTTCGGAATTTCGCTATCGGCAGGCATATATTGGGAAAAAGACCCTAGCGATTTTAATCAGTCAATCTGGAGAGACTGCGGATACATTAGCTGCTTTAAAAGAATTCCGTCGTAGACAGGTTGCCTGTGTTTTAGGGATTTGCAATGTTGAAGAGTCTGCATTAGCTACAGGAGTCGATCATTGTTTATTTTTAGAAGCCGGGATTGAAATTGGTGTTGCTTCTACAAAAGCTTTTACAGCACAACTGCTTTTGCTGATTTTACTAGGATTAAAATTAGCTACTTTAAAACAAACGCTAAGTTTAGAAGAGCATCGTGCTTGTGGAAAAGGTTTATTTGAACTTCCAGAATTATGCAATCGCTTATTAGCAAATGAAAATTTGCATTCATGGGCAAATGATTATTGCGACGAAGATAGGTTCATATTTTTAGGGCGTCGTTTGATGTATCCTATTTGTATGGAAGCTGCTTTAAAGTTGAAAGAAATTGCATATGTTGAAGCAAACTGTTATCCTGCTGGTGAAATGAAACACGGGCCTATTGCTTTAATTAGTCAAGGGTCTCCAGTGATTACTTTTTGCGGCGATCCTGTCGTCTATGAAAAGATGGTAGGTTGTATCATGGAAGTGAAAGCTCGGCAAGCGCATGTGATTGCTGTAGCTTCAGAATCACAAGAAGATATTGCCGCCGTTTCGGATGCTCAGATCTATGTGCCTAATAGTCATCCTTTAGTGTCTCCGATTCTTTATACAATAGTCGGGCAAATTATGGCCTATACTATGGCTTTGAAGAAAGGCTATGAGATAGACCGTCCTAGGAATTTAGCAAAGTCTGTAACAGTTGAATAA
- a CDS encoding aromatic amino acid transport family protein — protein sequence MSNKVLGGSLIVTGTAIGAGVLAVPVITAYAGFLPTTLLYVLSWLFSVASGLCYLEIMTWFKEKQQVNLLSMAQYTLGDIGKIFMWLLYLFLFYSLLIAYFCEGGNILFRIFGCQGLDIPWIRHMAPLAFAVLICPALMMGAKVVDYCNRFFVLGLAIAFAVFCILGVFSLQPQLLLRASWARSTEGLSVLFLSFGFHNVVPSLYYYMDKNVKDVKKAIFIGSLIPLILYVIWEALVLGVVPLDFLMKAKEHGYTAVEAMKTSLQCSMFYLAGEFFGFFALVSSFLGVALGVMDFLADALQWNKKKRSFSIFFLTVIIPLAWSMCYPEIVLKCLSYAGGFGAALIIGVCPVLMIWKGRYGKKHYQAKHLVPGGKIVLVLMLVVIVINLASFYYKF from the coding sequence ATGTCTAACAAGGTTTTAGGAGGTTCCCTTATTGTTACAGGGACCGCCATAGGAGCTGGTGTGTTAGCAGTTCCTGTAATAACAGCGTATGCAGGTTTTCTCCCCACGACTCTTCTTTATGTGCTATCTTGGCTTTTCTCTGTGGCATCCGGACTTTGTTACCTCGAAATTATGACTTGGTTTAAGGAAAAGCAACAAGTTAACTTGTTGTCGATGGCGCAATATACCTTAGGGGATATTGGTAAGATCTTCATGTGGCTCCTTTACCTGTTCCTATTTTACTCTTTGCTTATTGCTTACTTTTGTGAGGGAGGGAATATCCTATTTCGTATTTTTGGTTGTCAGGGATTAGACATTCCTTGGATACGTCACATGGCCCCTTTGGCATTTGCAGTTTTGATTTGCCCTGCATTGATGATGGGAGCAAAAGTTGTAGATTACTGTAATCGCTTTTTTGTTTTAGGATTAGCTATTGCTTTCGCGGTATTTTGTATCTTAGGAGTTTTTTCTTTACAACCCCAGCTACTTTTACGTGCTTCGTGGGCGCGCTCTACAGAAGGTTTATCTGTTCTGTTTCTCTCCTTTGGTTTCCACAATGTAGTGCCCTCACTGTATTACTACATGGATAAGAACGTTAAAGATGTTAAAAAAGCTATCTTTATTGGTAGTTTGATTCCTTTGATTTTATACGTGATTTGGGAGGCTCTTGTTTTGGGAGTTGTTCCTTTAGACTTTCTTATGAAAGCTAAGGAACATGGCTATACAGCAGTAGAGGCTATGAAAACTTCATTGCAGTGTTCAATGTTTTATCTTGCTGGGGAGTTTTTTGGTTTCTTTGCTTTAGTTTCTTCATTTTTAGGCGTGGCTCTGGGGGTTATGGACTTCCTCGCGGATGCTCTTCAATGGAATAAAAAGAAACGTAGTTTTTCTATTTTCTTTTTAACTGTTATTATCCCTTTAGCTTGGTCAATGTGCTATCCCGAGATCGTGCTTAAATGTCTCAGTTATGCTGGAGGTTTCGGCGCTGCTTTAATTATCGGAGTTTGCCCAGTGTTAATGATCTGGAAAGGGCGTTATGGGAAAAAACATTATCAAGCAAAACATTTAGTCCCAGGTGGAAAAATTGTCTTGGTATTAATGCTTGTAGTAATAGTAATTAATTTAGCTAGCTTTTATTACAAATTTTAA